In Humulus lupulus chromosome 7, drHumLupu1.1, whole genome shotgun sequence, the following are encoded in one genomic region:
- the LOC133792442 gene encoding uncharacterized protein LOC133792442 — MNYYFNPAVFLSTFLFGRFRGFFWKAARIVAADHTTITPLQSICSQSSTSEIDAKNVDIDDHASWPEAIESHYIGLLYEEAKKGLQTTTLDKKGWLKIENDIFNSFGKRYKTPQLKSKFNRLRKAHREFSHLLEQTGMGGDTQTKTVTASDEVWDTYLKKYPNAKRFRKKGLQHYEMLGEIFNNTTATGGMSYASTQLPPSSVEERQQERHFVGTGAHVDIDLEFDGDNYGEEEEVTGVRRRATSAPPDAPKPKEKKNKGANSAFDQVMGELAKSISAKTEASLTRSETMRKYYESREKRISEEISNVTNSYNVEDCQSILDGIPDLDNKIYLKVLHEFVATPEWRGIFMRMNEECRRAYLDSLLE; from the exons ATGAATTATTATTTCAATCCTGCTGTGTTCTTATCAACTTTTCTTTTTGGCAGGTTCCGGGGATTCTTTTGGAAAGCAGCTAGAATAG TAGCAGCCGATCACACCACCATCACACCATTACAGTCCATTTGCTCTCAATCTTCAACATCTGAG ATAGATGCGAAGAATGTAGACATTGACGATCATGCTTCTTGGCCTGAGGCTATTGAATCACATTATATTGGTCTTTTGTATGAAGAGGCTAAAAAAGGATTACAAACAACAACCTTGGACAAAAAAGGATGGCTAAAAAtagaaaatgacatatttaattcttttggaaaAAGATATAAAACGCCTCAATTGAAATCCAAATTCAATCGGTTGAGAAAGGCACATCGAGAATTTTCTCATCTTTTGGAACAAACTGGTATGGGAGGGGATACTCAAACAAAAACTGTTACAGCAAGTGATGAAGTATGGGACACTTATCTAAAG AAATATCCAAATGCCAAGAGATTTCGAAAAAAAGGATTGCAACATTATGAGATGCTTGGAGAAATATTCAATAATACAACAGCCACTGGTGGTATGAGTTATGCCTCCACTCAACTTCCGCCTTCTTCAGTTGAGGAACGCCAACAAGAGCGTCATTTTGTTGGCACTGGAGCACATGTTGATATTGATCTTGAATTTGATGGTGATAATTAtggagaggaagaagaagttacTGGTGTACGTCGTCGAGCTACTTCTGCTCCACCAGATGCACCAAaaccaaaagagaaaaagaacaaAGGGGCTAATTCTGCCTTCGACCAAGTGATGGGAGAACTTGCAAAAAGTATTTCTGCTAAGACTGAGGCATCATTAACACGGAGTGAGACTATGCGTAAGTATTATGAATCGAGAGAAAAAAGAATTAGTGAGGAAATCAGCAATGTCACTAATTCTTACAATGTGGAAGATTGTCAAAGCATTCTTGATGGTATTCCAGATCTGGATAACAAAATATACCTCAAAGTGTTGCATGAGTTTGTAGCAACCCCAGAATGGCGCGGAATATTCATGAGAATGAATGAGGAGTGTCGACGTGCTTATCTTGATTCATTGTTGGAGTga
- the LOC133790030 gene encoding protein ALP1-like translates to MAACSFNMMFTYVYAGWEGTANDSRVLLDAIRKDDNFPMPPPGKYYVVDSGYPNMPGFLAPYRGERYHLRRFRGRGNHPRGAMELFNYRHSSLRNVIERCFGLLKARFPILKSMPPYLLGKQRRIPIACCTIHNWIKMHSINDRMFEQYSVDATLVEDIEGTESQSNTTIENQQEGDEAGISEAPQINFSQAYMAQMENVRDDIAGQMWLSYNNNV, encoded by the exons ATGGCTGCATGCTCCTTTAATATGATGTTTACTTATGTCTACGCTGGATGGGAAGGAACAGCCAATGACTCTCGAGTGCTTCTTGATGCAATTAGAAAAGACGATAACTTTCCCATGCCACCACCAG GTAAATACTATGTTGTTGATTCTGGCTATCCAAATATGCCTGGGTTTCTAGCACCATATCGTGGTGAACGTTATCACTTGCGTCGCTTTAGAGGAAGAGGGAACCATCCTAGAGGTGCGATGGAGTTATTCAATTATAGGCACTCATCATTGCGCAATGTGATTGAACGTTGTTTTGGACTTCTTAAAGCCAGGTTTCCCATTTTGAAGTCAATGCCTCCATACTTGCTTGGAAAGCAACGTCGAATACCAATAGCATGTTGCACTATCCACAACTGGATCAAAATGCATTCTATTAATGATAGAATGTTTGAACAATATTCAGTTGATGCTACACTTGTTGAAGATATTGAAGGAACTGAAAGCCAATCTAATACAACAATAGAAAACCAACAAGAAGGAGATGAAGCAGGAATTTCTGAGGCACCACAGATTAATTTCAGTCAAGCTTATATGGCTCAGATGGAAAATGTTAGAGATGACATTGCTGGACAAATGTGGCTTAGTTATAACAATAAtgtttag
- the LOC133792441 gene encoding uncharacterized protein LOC133792441, with product MCARAEELANMCTEENDVKELVTVDNLQMVGLLPSNQNMTVESTTEEANAIDQSNTDTEVVTDQFSPRPSLHSPRLDSEMFRQFNTSLAPKRKSGEGSGSTPPSKVPRTTPPSQGRQPKESITIPQLTPSLLPPSASLTPTRLTGLSEALRTTGNIGKELLNQTLRDASTIQSFESLPRLSVEVVLQRGLAQLMNVTKVETLTSSERDLRSKVEQAEKTVAERDESLRGLADKNQKQTQINKSLTDQLEKLTRENEELTRESEELK from the exons ATGTGTGCCCGAGCAGAGGAGTTGGCTAATATGTGCACCGAGGAGAATGATGTGAAAGAGTTGGTTACTGTGgataatcttcagatggtgggacTGTTACCCAGTAACCAGAACATGACGGTAGAGAGTACTACTGAGGAGGCGAATGCAATCGACCAGTCCAACACCGATACtgaggtagtgaccgatcagttctctcctaGACCATCTCTCCACTCTCCCAGACTAG attcagagatgtttagGCAATTCAACACCTCTCTTGCCCCAAAGAGGAAATCTggggaaggaagtggctccaccccTCCAAGCAAAGTCCCAAGGACAACTCcgcccagccaagggagacaacccaAGGAGTCTATTACAATCCCGCAGCTGACCCCTTCCTTGCTTCCTCCCTCTGCGAGCCTAACCCCTACTCGCCTGACTGGCTTGAGTGAGGCCCTTCGCACTACTGGTAATATTGGAAAGGAACTGCTCAACCAGACTCTCCGCGATGCTTcaacgattcaaagctttgaatccttacctCGGCTTAGTGTTGAAGTCGTCTTACAAAGAGGTCTCGCTCAGTTGATGAATGTAA CTAAAGTGGAGACTTTAACCTCTTCGGAAAGGGATCTCAGATCCAAGgtggagcaggcagagaagaccgtggctgagcgggatgagtctcttagggGGCTGGCCGACAAGAACCAAAAACAAACCCAAATCAACAAGTCGTTGACCGATCAGCTGGAGAaactgactcgtgagaacgaggaATTGACTCGTGAGAGTGAGGAGCTAAAGTGA